A window of the Pseudomonadales bacterium genome harbors these coding sequences:
- a CDS encoding glutamyl-tRNA reductase, which yields MGLLALGINHKTAPVEVRERVAFAPEHMWQALRKVVHDLSLDEVVIVSTCNRTELYCVSELEGSRALLEWLGDHQGLSHDELERCSYAHWDEEAIKHVMRVASGLDSMVLGEPQILGQIKSAYAVANEANTVGSYLTRLFQETFAVAKQVRTETSIGQNPVSVAYAAVSLAQHIFADLSKTQALLVGAGKTIDLVARHLQRNGVKNMVVANRTLERALEVANNFGAKAVLLSDIPEQLVYADIVITSTASQLPILGKGAVERALKKRKHRPIYMVDIAVPRDIEPEVGNLSDVYLYSVDDLEQVIDENMRSRQSAAEEAEQLVELGAINMMRSLRALDAVGTLKAYREKAERIKDFELERALKQLANGQTPEQVIQYFAKALTNKLIHSPSIQLKKASAEGRTEMMAWAQELFELSDQDINKNN from the coding sequence ATGGGTTTGTTAGCGCTGGGCATTAATCACAAAACCGCTCCCGTTGAGGTGCGCGAGCGTGTTGCTTTCGCACCGGAGCATATGTGGCAGGCGTTACGCAAAGTCGTGCATGACTTGTCTTTAGATGAAGTGGTCATCGTTTCTACCTGTAATCGCACCGAACTTTATTGTGTTTCTGAACTGGAGGGTAGTCGCGCTCTCCTGGAATGGCTCGGCGATCATCAGGGGTTATCTCACGATGAATTGGAGCGTTGCAGCTATGCGCACTGGGATGAAGAGGCCATCAAACATGTGATGCGCGTAGCCAGTGGCTTGGATTCGATGGTGTTGGGTGAGCCGCAAATTCTGGGTCAGATTAAGTCTGCCTATGCAGTGGCTAATGAAGCGAATACGGTCGGAAGCTACCTGACCCGCTTATTTCAAGAAACCTTCGCTGTGGCCAAACAGGTAAGAACAGAAACCTCCATCGGACAAAATCCGGTTTCTGTTGCTTACGCCGCTGTTAGCTTGGCGCAGCATATTTTCGCCGATTTAAGTAAAACCCAGGCTTTACTCGTGGGTGCGGGTAAAACCATTGATCTGGTAGCGCGACACTTACAACGCAATGGCGTCAAAAATATGGTGGTGGCAAACCGTACTTTGGAGCGTGCCCTGGAAGTGGCGAACAATTTCGGTGCCAAAGCGGTGCTGTTGTCGGATATTCCCGAACAGTTGGTTTATGCGGATATTGTGATCACTTCAACCGCGAGCCAATTACCCATTTTGGGTAAAGGCGCGGTGGAGCGGGCATTGAAGAAACGTAAGCATCGTCCGATCTATATGGTGGATATTGCGGTGCCCCGTGATATTGAGCCCGAAGTAGGCAACCTATCGGATGTTTATCTCTACTCAGTGGATGATCTAGAACAGGTGATTGACGAGAATATGCGTTCGCGTCAGAGCGCCGCTGAGGAAGCTGAACAACTGGTGGAGCTAGGCGCAATCAATATGATGCGTAGTTTGCGTGCCCTGGATGCCGTGGGCACACTTAAAGCCTATCGCGAAAAGGCGGAGCGCATTAAGGATTTCGAATTGGAGCGTGCCCTTAAACAGTTGGCCAATGGGCAAACACCGGAACAAGTCATTCAATATTTTGCCAAGGCCTTGACCAATAAGTTGATTCACTCGCCCAGTATTCAGCTGAAAAAAGCCTCTGCTGAAGGTCGCACCGAAATGATGGCCTGGGCGCAGGAGTTGTTTGAGCTCTCCGATCAGGATATCAATAAAAATAATTAG
- the dctP gene encoding TRAP transporter substrate-binding protein DctP: MRLIQYIILSFLLFTSATNAQVLKIATLAPDGSDWMNRMKAGAKEISERTDNRVSFKFYPGGVMGDDKAVLRKIKVGQLHGAAMPSGSLAPYYPDSQVYSLPLRFRSFDEIDYVRSKMDAVLIEGFKQSGFITFGLSEGGLAYTLSKSPVSSVADLQKLKVWVPDTDAMGISAMQTYGINPIPLSIGDVLTSLQTGLVNTVAASPIAAIALQWHNQVSYLTDLPLLYVYAVFALNEKTYRKIAPADQTIVKEVMTRTFLGIDQQNRKDNIAAFTALQQQGIKLVQPDPDTLNEWHERAEASVRQMVEQKIISPEILNQLNQLLKEYRTEIAHK, encoded by the coding sequence GTGAGACTAATCCAATACATCATCCTAAGTTTTTTGCTGTTCACCAGTGCGACAAACGCGCAAGTACTCAAAATAGCCACCCTTGCCCCGGACGGCTCCGATTGGATGAATCGCATGAAAGCAGGGGCTAAGGAGATCTCCGAACGCACCGATAACCGCGTCAGTTTTAAGTTTTATCCCGGCGGTGTTATGGGTGACGACAAAGCCGTACTACGGAAAATAAAAGTGGGGCAATTACATGGTGCGGCGATGCCTTCCGGCAGTCTTGCACCCTATTACCCTGACAGCCAAGTATATAGCCTGCCGCTACGGTTTAGATCCTTTGATGAGATCGATTATGTGCGTTCGAAGATGGATGCCGTTTTAATAGAGGGTTTCAAACAGAGTGGTTTCATCACCTTCGGTCTAAGCGAGGGTGGCTTGGCTTACACCCTGTCCAAATCGCCCGTCAGCTCGGTCGCGGATTTGCAAAAACTAAAGGTTTGGGTGCCTGACACCGACGCCATGGGTATTAGCGCGATGCAAACCTATGGTATCAACCCTATTCCTCTTTCCATCGGTGATGTGCTCACCAGTTTGCAAACTGGGCTCGTCAATACCGTTGCCGCTTCCCCTATCGCAGCAATAGCTTTGCAGTGGCATAACCAAGTGAGCTACCTGACCGACCTACCACTGCTCTACGTCTATGCTGTGTTCGCACTCAATGAGAAAACCTACCGTAAAATCGCCCCCGCCGATCAGACTATCGTAAAGGAAGTCATGACCCGTACTTTTCTGGGTATTGATCAACAAAATAGAAAAGATAACATTGCCGCATTTACAGCCCTTCAACAGCAGGGGATTAAGCTTGTGCAGCCCGATCCAGACACCCTGAACGAATGGCATGAGCGTGCAGAAGCGTCAGTCCGTCAGATGGTCGAGCAAAAAATTATCTCTCCGGAAATACTCAATCAGCTTAATCAACTGCTCAAAGAGTACCGAACGGAAATTGCGCACAAATGA
- a CDS encoding TRAP transporter small permease subunit produces MIKVSATSMIRWLRALEDTILVTLLMSMLLLAITQIGLRNFYDSGIIWGDALLRVLVLWVGLIGAMVASRQGDHINIDLITRFVQPRLNAVISFISSLATTIIAALLAYHSYRFVLLEYEDGLIAFAGIPNWACEVILPIAFSIIALRYLGLSYIALTQPFTKSESSP; encoded by the coding sequence ATGATAAAAGTCAGCGCCACATCGATGATTCGTTGGCTGCGGGCGCTAGAGGATACCATCCTGGTCACCCTACTCATGTCGATGCTGCTGCTAGCCATCACCCAGATTGGACTACGCAATTTTTATGACAGCGGCATTATTTGGGGTGATGCGTTACTGCGCGTGCTGGTGCTTTGGGTTGGGCTAATCGGCGCGATGGTCGCCAGCCGTCAGGGCGACCACATCAATATTGACCTCATCACTCGCTTTGTCCAACCCCGCTTGAATGCGGTAATCAGTTTTATCAGCTCATTAGCAACAACTATTATTGCCGCCCTGCTCGCTTACCACAGCTATCGTTTTGTCCTGCTTGAGTATGAAGATGGCTTAATCGCCTTCGCTGGAATACCAAACTGGGCCTGTGAAGTTATTTTACCCATCGCCTTCAGTATCATTGCGTTACGCTATTTAGGGTTAAGCTATATTGCATTAACTCAACCCTTCACCAAAAGCGAATCGAGCCCATGA
- a CDS encoding TRAP transporter large permease subunit, whose product MTLVICSALLLVLAFLGTPLFAIIVAAAMLGFYFADIDLIVVIIELYRIVDTPLLLALPLFTFAGYLLAESNTSHRLVRATQALIGWLPGGLAVVAYCTCAFFTAFTGASGITIVAIGALLLPALTEAGYQEKFSLGLVTTSGSLGLLLAPSLPLILYGIIVQQMNLEQTVEIKDLFIAGIAPALLMIVLLSTWTLWHNRKHPIPLQAFSKDEAIAALREVIWEVPLPFVVLGGIYTGFFAVSEAAAVTATYLLVIEVLIYREIPIRKLPKIMSESMVMVGGILLILGVSLAFTNFLIDAEVPMQIFALIQSVVGDKYSFLILLNIILLLLGAILDIFSALVIMVPLIVPVAMQYGIHPVHLGIIFLANMQIGYFTPPVGMNLFIASYRFKKPITELYQASLPFMLVLLVALIIITYWPALSLWNL is encoded by the coding sequence ATGACATTAGTGATTTGCTCGGCGCTATTGCTAGTATTGGCGTTTCTCGGGACACCCCTATTCGCTATCATTGTCGCAGCGGCAATGCTTGGCTTTTATTTTGCCGATATCGATTTAATCGTTGTCATTATCGAACTTTACCGTATCGTTGACACTCCTTTATTACTGGCTTTGCCGCTCTTTACCTTTGCCGGCTATTTATTAGCAGAAAGTAATACATCACACCGGCTGGTTCGTGCAACTCAGGCATTAATCGGCTGGCTCCCTGGCGGCTTGGCAGTGGTGGCCTACTGCACTTGCGCCTTTTTTACCGCTTTTACCGGTGCTTCAGGCATCACTATCGTCGCCATCGGTGCGCTGTTGCTGCCGGCCTTAACCGAAGCCGGATATCAAGAAAAATTCAGCCTTGGCTTGGTCACCACCTCCGGCAGCTTGGGGCTGCTGCTGGCACCATCACTGCCCTTGATTCTCTATGGCATTATCGTCCAGCAGATGAACCTTGAACAAACTGTGGAAATTAAGGATCTCTTTATCGCCGGTATCGCTCCAGCGCTGCTGATGATTGTGCTGTTGTCAACCTGGACGCTCTGGCACAACCGCAAACACCCCATTCCCTTACAGGCTTTTTCCAAAGATGAAGCGATTGCAGCGCTGCGCGAAGTCATTTGGGAGGTACCGTTACCCTTTGTGGTGCTCGGTGGCATCTACACCGGTTTCTTCGCCGTATCCGAAGCGGCGGCCGTTACCGCCACCTACCTCCTCGTCATCGAGGTCTTGATTTATCGTGAAATCCCCATACGCAAACTTCCTAAAATCATGAGTGAATCGATGGTGATGGTCGGCGGCATTTTATTGATTTTAGGCGTTTCACTGGCCTTTACTAACTTCCTTATCGATGCTGAAGTCCCAATGCAAATATTCGCGCTTATTCAGTCAGTCGTGGGCGATAAATATAGCTTTTTAATTTTGCTTAATATTATTCTTCTGTTGCTCGGCGCCATTTTGGATATTTTTTCGGCGCTGGTCATTATGGTGCCACTTATCGTGCCAGTAGCGATGCAATACGGCATTCACCCTGTTCACTTAGGCATCATTTTTCTTGCTAACATGCAAATCGGTTATTTTACTCCGCCGGTTGGCATGAACCTTTTTATCGCCAGCTACCGCTTTAAGAAGCCAATCACCGAGCTCTACCAAGCATCACTGCCCTTTATGCTGGTACTGCTGGTGGCGTTAATCATCATTACTTACTGGCCCGCGCTCAGTTTATGGAATCTCTGA
- a CDS encoding tetratricopeptide repeat protein, producing MAFTNLLISTCAILLLLNGCATQSTIPASVGEGAVTQKVPTAQVETPSPEKKAKPAEGSFEPDTLYALLVAELAGQRKRYDMLLSNYLHQARKTRDPGIAERATRIAIYLKADKAALAAAMLWAEAAPEDTNAQQLLAIQLIKAGQFEQAMTLLEAIQIETGEANFEYLAASTKDLNQSERNKILTHFDRLLGSYPNNTKLLFGKTILLQINGRGDDALKTANALYELKPDTRNQLLRIRLLHQLGKTKEALKLLTQSLQEDPADKQVRLLYAQLLIDTKALPAAYKQFSILVEQNPWDSQLRLTLALLAMENNQPDEAKLNLTLLLRDDRFAQDAHYYLAQLAEQQQPEEAITHYQQVISGDKAISAHAQMGKLLLMRQQKSEMQQIFRQSRIKNPDNSENFYMLEADLLAKYGYAQDGIQLLTEALNQFPADINLLYARAMAAEKTNDLAAMEHDLRIILGKEPDNANVLNALGYALADRTDRYHEALELISRAAQLKPNDPAITDSLGWALFRLGNYQEAIKLLEKALAEFPDHEVAAHLGEVLWATGQYERAQQIWDKALESKPDSLIIKRVLERLNPEQLK from the coding sequence ATGGCTTTTACGAACTTATTAATCAGTACCTGCGCGATCCTTTTATTGCTAAATGGCTGCGCTACCCAAAGCACAATACCTGCCTCCGTAGGTGAAGGTGCTGTCACTCAAAAAGTACCGACCGCACAAGTGGAAACTCCCTCACCAGAAAAAAAAGCTAAGCCTGCAGAGGGTTCGTTCGAACCAGACACACTCTATGCGTTATTGGTTGCTGAACTGGCAGGACAGCGCAAACGCTATGACATGCTGCTCAGCAATTACCTGCATCAAGCAAGAAAAACCCGCGACCCGGGTATCGCTGAACGCGCAACCCGCATTGCTATTTACCTTAAAGCCGATAAAGCAGCGCTTGCCGCCGCTATGCTCTGGGCTGAAGCCGCACCCGAAGACACCAACGCTCAACAATTATTGGCCATACAACTCATTAAAGCAGGGCAATTTGAGCAGGCAATGACTTTGTTAGAAGCCATTCAGATAGAGACAGGCGAAGCAAATTTCGAATATTTAGCCGCCAGCACTAAAGACCTCAACCAGAGTGAGAGAAATAAAATTCTCACACATTTTGATCGCTTGCTGGGTAGCTATCCGAATAACACCAAGTTACTTTTTGGTAAAACGATCCTCCTGCAAATCAACGGCAGAGGCGACGATGCGCTAAAAACAGCCAATGCTCTCTACGAACTCAAGCCAGATACCCGGAACCAACTACTTAGAATCCGTTTGCTCCACCAATTGGGCAAAACCAAAGAGGCGTTAAAACTGTTAACTCAGTCGTTGCAGGAAGATCCTGCCGACAAACAGGTTCGCCTGCTTTACGCACAGCTGCTGATCGATACCAAAGCCTTGCCGGCAGCCTACAAACAATTCTCAATATTGGTTGAACAAAACCCTTGGGACAGCCAACTTAGACTAACGCTCGCGCTACTGGCGATGGAAAATAATCAACCCGATGAGGCCAAGCTGAACCTAACTCTGCTGCTGCGAGATGACAGATTTGCTCAGGATGCGCACTATTACTTAGCCCAGCTTGCTGAGCAACAACAACCAGAGGAAGCAATAACTCATTACCAACAGGTCATTAGCGGCGACAAGGCCATTAGTGCTCATGCACAGATGGGAAAACTACTGTTAATGCGCCAGCAAAAATCTGAGATGCAACAAATCTTTCGGCAATCGCGTATTAAAAACCCAGACAATTCTGAGAATTTTTATATGCTTGAGGCAGATTTACTAGCTAAGTACGGTTACGCGCAAGATGGCATCCAGTTGTTGACTGAGGCGCTCAACCAATTCCCCGCAGACATCAATTTGCTCTATGCGCGGGCAATGGCTGCTGAAAAAACCAATGACCTGGCAGCAATGGAGCACGACCTTAGAATCATCCTAGGAAAAGAACCCGATAACGCTAATGTTTTGAATGCGCTGGGCTATGCACTAGCCGACCGCACTGACCGCTATCACGAAGCACTTGAATTGATCTCTCGTGCCGCCCAACTAAAACCGAACGACCCGGCAATAACAGACAGCCTGGGATGGGCCTTATTTCGCCTGGGCAATTATCAGGAGGCCATCAAACTACTCGAAAAAGCGCTGGCGGAATTTCCCGATCATGAAGTTGCTGCGCATCTAGGAGAAGTACTTTGGGCAACTGGTCAGTACGAGCGCGCCCAGCAAATTTGGGATAAAGCTCTGGAAAGCAAACCGGACAGCCTTATTATTAAACGGGTATTAGAACGCTTGAACCCCGAGCAATTAAAATAA
- the lolB gene encoding outer membrane lipoprotein LolB — protein MPRPGLSALLVTLIITLLLLGGCTLTSHKPLQVPTTKNAQSNLQWQSHQAQMEAFTQWRLVGKIGIRTDHESSSAHINWQQQQQQFRINLSGPFGQGAAELSGTFESVLLKIAGQEDLQTTNPEAVLLEQTGWDIPINTLLHWIKGIPSPDQDASFQLDAQGRLSRLTQAQWQLEYPSYRQLESLWLPKKIQLVRGQVKLTLVIKDWHYSSDNS, from the coding sequence ATGCCTCGTCCCGGTTTATCCGCACTACTCGTTACTCTCATTATTACTCTACTCCTGCTCGGCGGCTGTACCTTAACGTCACATAAACCATTACAAGTACCTACTACAAAAAATGCTCAATCAAATCTGCAATGGCAAAGCCACCAAGCGCAAATGGAAGCTTTCACACAATGGCGCCTAGTTGGCAAAATCGGGATTCGTACCGACCATGAATCCAGCAGCGCGCATATTAACTGGCAGCAGCAACAACAGCAGTTTAGGATCAATCTCTCCGGCCCTTTCGGTCAGGGAGCCGCTGAACTTTCAGGTACTTTTGAGTCAGTATTGCTTAAAATCGCCGGCCAGGAAGATCTACAGACCACAAACCCAGAAGCCGTATTACTTGAGCAAACAGGCTGGGACATCCCTATCAATACGCTCTTACATTGGATTAAAGGTATTCCATCACCAGACCAAGACGCCTCTTTTCAATTAGACGCCCAAGGTAGGTTAAGCCGATTAACCCAGGCGCAATGGCAGCTGGAATATCCCAGCTATCGGCAATTAGAGTCCCTATGGCTGCCTAAAAAAATTCAACTAGTACGCGGCCAAGTTAAACTCACTTTAGTCATCAAAGACTGGCACTACTCTTCAGATAACAGCTAA
- the ispE gene encoding 4-(cytidine 5'-diphospho)-2-C-methyl-D-erythritol kinase — translation MSTSTLSLPAPAKLNLMLHITGRRTDGYHLLQTIFQFINYCDQLSFTLTKSPEIRLNTELDNVSVEQNLIYRAAKLLQAHTATKQGANVSLIKNIPIGGGLGGGSSDAATTLIGLNQLWRTGLSLQQLAEMGLTLGADVPVFIHGCASWAEGVGEQLTKVQLAEPWYLVITPACQVSTTEIFSHKELTRNTPAITIATALGHGGKNDCESVVSALYPEVKMALNWLNQFAKARLTGTGSSLFASFETRQQAEQVFEQLPTPLTGFIAQGSNLSPLHQKAKIRTVL, via the coding sequence ATGAGTACATCAACACTTTCATTACCCGCTCCGGCAAAATTAAACCTAATGCTACATATCACTGGTCGTCGTACGGACGGTTATCATCTTTTGCAGACCATTTTTCAATTCATTAATTATTGCGATCAACTGAGCTTTACCCTGACAAAATCGCCCGAGATAAGGCTTAACACAGAGTTAGATAATGTTAGCGTTGAACAGAATCTAATTTATCGAGCGGCAAAACTATTACAGGCACACACCGCTACGAAACAAGGGGCAAACGTTAGCCTGATTAAAAATATCCCCATCGGCGGTGGACTTGGCGGTGGTAGTTCCGATGCCGCCACGACACTAATCGGGTTGAATCAGCTCTGGCGAACCGGCCTTTCTTTGCAGCAATTGGCTGAAATGGGATTGACACTTGGAGCAGATGTACCGGTCTTTATTCATGGCTGTGCGAGCTGGGCTGAGGGGGTGGGTGAACAACTGACAAAAGTGCAATTAGCAGAACCCTGGTATCTCGTTATCACCCCTGCATGCCAAGTGTCTACCACGGAAATTTTTTCGCATAAAGAATTGACACGAAACACCCCAGCCATCACAATAGCGACCGCTCTGGGGCATGGTGGAAAAAACGATTGCGAATCAGTGGTTTCAGCGCTTTATCCAGAAGTCAAAATGGCTTTAAACTGGTTAAATCAATTCGCAAAAGCAAGATTGACGGGGACAGGTTCAAGCCTATTTGCCAGCTTTGAAACAAGGCAACAGGCCGAGCAAGTATTTGAGCAGTTACCCACACCCTTAACCGGCTTCATCGCCCAAGGTTCAAACTTGTCGCCGCTGCACCAGAAAGCGAAAATACGTACTGTGCTTTAG
- a CDS encoding ribose-phosphate pyrophosphokinase, with amino-acid sequence MAANLTVFTGNANPDLAKKVVKHLAIPLGNAELGKFSDGETSAEILDNVRGKDVFIIQPTCAPTNDNLMELLVMVDAIRRASALRITAVVPYFGYARQDRRVRSVRVPITAKVVADMMCNVGVDRVLTVDLHADQIQGFFSCPVDNIYGSPVLIDHIERQHYKNFIVVSPDVGGVVRARALAKQLNDSELAIIDKRRPKANEAQIMHIIGDVNNKTCILVDDMVDTAGTLCKAAEALKAHGASKVVAYSTHAVLSGAAIDNITNSQLDQLVVTDTIPLSAAAKKCTRIHQLTIAPLLAESIRRVCNAESISALFR; translated from the coding sequence GTGGCTGCAAATCTAACCGTATTCACCGGCAATGCAAATCCGGATCTGGCAAAGAAAGTTGTTAAGCATTTAGCTATCCCGTTAGGCAATGCCGAATTAGGCAAATTCAGCGACGGTGAAACGTCTGCCGAAATTCTGGACAATGTGCGTGGTAAGGATGTATTCATCATTCAACCCACCTGTGCACCCACTAACGACAACCTGATGGAGCTGCTGGTGATGGTGGATGCTATCCGCCGCGCTTCGGCCTTGCGCATCACCGCAGTCGTTCCTTATTTTGGCTATGCTCGGCAGGATCGTCGCGTACGCTCAGTTCGAGTTCCCATTACCGCCAAGGTCGTCGCCGATATGATGTGCAATGTCGGGGTGGATCGCGTCCTGACCGTTGACCTGCATGCCGATCAAATTCAAGGTTTTTTTAGCTGTCCGGTGGACAATATTTATGGTTCTCCGGTGCTGATCGATCATATCGAGCGTCAGCACTATAAGAATTTCATTGTAGTTTCTCCCGATGTTGGCGGCGTGGTGCGAGCAAGAGCCCTAGCCAAACAGCTTAACGATTCGGAATTAGCCATTATCGATAAACGTCGCCCCAAAGCCAATGAAGCACAAATCATGCACATTATTGGCGACGTGAACAACAAAACCTGTATTCTGGTGGACGACATGGTCGACACCGCCGGGACACTCTGTAAAGCAGCGGAAGCGCTGAAAGCGCATGGTGCATCCAAAGTAGTCGCCTACTCTACCCACGCAGTATTATCCGGCGCCGCTATAGACAACATTACAAATTCGCAATTGGATCAACTGGTGGTGACTGACACTATCCCGTTGAGTGCCGCAGCTAAAAAATGTACTCGCATACATCAGCTAACGATTGCGCCTTTGTTAGCAGAATCGATTCGACGGGTATGTAACGCCGAATCCATTAGCGCCCTGTTTCGCTAA
- a CDS encoding 50S ribosomal protein L25/general stress protein Ctc, with product MSEEFEIIAEKREVVGKGSSRRLRRLEDKVPGIIYGGKKKNPQNITVMHKDLLKATENEAFFSHILSLNLDGAKEQVIVKDMQRHPAKPKILHVDFQRVSKDVAIHIHVPLHFINEDTCVGVKKQGGAISHTMSEVEVSCLPGDLPEYIEVDMLKVEIDQIVHLSDLALPKGVEIIALTQGEDHDLPVVAVHTPKKVVEEEEETTSAEVPTVGDKDEDKAEESDED from the coding sequence ATGTCTGAAGAATTTGAAATTATTGCAGAAAAACGGGAGGTTGTAGGGAAAGGTTCGAGCCGCCGCCTACGCCGCCTGGAAGATAAAGTGCCGGGAATTATCTATGGTGGGAAAAAGAAAAACCCACAAAATATTACCGTGATGCATAAAGACCTACTGAAAGCGACCGAGAATGAAGCCTTTTTCTCGCATATTCTGAGCTTAAACTTAGATGGCGCAAAAGAACAAGTAATCGTTAAAGATATGCAGCGCCATCCCGCAAAACCAAAAATTTTACATGTGGACTTTCAACGCGTAAGTAAAGACGTCGCCATCCATATTCACGTGCCACTGCACTTCATTAATGAAGATACCTGCGTCGGCGTGAAAAAACAGGGTGGTGCCATTTCACACACCATGTCGGAAGTGGAAGTCAGTTGTTTGCCTGGTGATCTACCCGAGTATATTGAAGTTGACATGTTGAAAGTTGAAATAGATCAGATCGTCCATTTATCTGATCTAGCACTTCCGAAAGGCGTAGAAATCATCGCTCTTACTCAGGGTGAAGATCATGACTTGCCGGTTGTCGCGGTTCATACTCCGAAGAAGGTGGTCGAAGAAGAGGAAGAGACTACTTCCGCTGAAGTGCCTACCGTTGGAGACAAAGACGAAGATAAAGCTGAAGAGTCAGACGAAGATTAA
- the pth gene encoding aminoacyl-tRNA hydrolase: MNEQITLIVGLGNPGAQYEHTRHNAGADFVAELVKQSGEQFKLETKFHGLYSKITFANRPLHCLIPTTFMNRSGQAVAALTHFYKIPPEAILIAHDELDIPPGSVKLKFSGGHGGHNGLRDIISHLGSNHFARLRLGIGHPGNSQEVVNYVLKKAPILEQELLENVIEKTIRALPELLNSNWHKAQTLINGFKAG; encoded by the coding sequence GTGAACGAGCAAATAACGCTGATTGTCGGCCTCGGAAATCCTGGTGCGCAATATGAGCATACTCGACACAATGCAGGGGCTGATTTCGTTGCGGAACTGGTAAAACAATCAGGCGAACAATTCAAGCTCGAAACAAAGTTTCACGGCCTATATAGCAAAATTACCTTTGCGAACAGACCGCTTCATTGTCTGATTCCCACTACCTTTATGAATCGCAGTGGGCAAGCAGTTGCCGCACTCACTCATTTTTATAAGATCCCACCAGAAGCAATTTTAATTGCGCATGATGAGCTGGATATTCCGCCCGGATCCGTCAAATTAAAATTCAGTGGCGGCCATGGCGGACATAATGGTTTACGCGATATTATCAGCCACTTAGGCAGTAATCATTTTGCAAGATTGCGGTTAGGAATTGGCCACCCGGGAAATAGCCAAGAAGTCGTCAACTATGTCCTCAAAAAAGCCCCTATCTTAGAGCAAGAATTACTTGAAAACGTCATAGAAAAAACCATTCGTGCACTACCCGAGCTACTGAACAGCAATTGGCACAAAGCGCAAACACTAATTAATGGCTTTAAAGCGGGCTAA
- the ychF gene encoding redox-regulated ATPase YchF, which produces MGFNCGIVGLPNVGKSTLFNALTKAQIGAENFPFCTIEPNSGIVPMPDPRLDKLATIVSPERVVPTTMEFVDIAGLVAGASKGEGLGNQFLANIRETDAIAHVVRCFDDENIIHVANKIDPAADIEVINTELALADLESVEKQLQRITRTAKSGDKEAVKEKELLEKLLPHLNEAQPVRSMKLTDDEFKMVRKFHLLTTKPTMYIANVDEHGFEDNPHLKVVQEIAQKEGAPVVAVCSKLESEIVELEDDEKTEFLADIGMEEPGLNRVIRAGYQLLGLQTYFTAGVKEVRAWTIKIGDKAPRAAAAIHTDFEKGFIRAEVISYDDFIAHNGEHGAKEAGKWRLEGKEYIVHDGDVVHFRFNV; this is translated from the coding sequence ATGGGATTTAACTGTGGCATTGTCGGCCTACCCAACGTTGGCAAATCAACACTCTTCAACGCACTGACCAAAGCACAGATCGGCGCAGAAAACTTCCCCTTCTGCACCATCGAACCAAACTCTGGCATTGTGCCCATGCCGGACCCGAGGCTGGACAAATTGGCCACTATTGTCTCACCGGAAAGAGTGGTTCCCACCACGATGGAATTTGTTGACATCGCAGGCCTCGTTGCTGGAGCATCCAAAGGCGAAGGCCTCGGCAACCAATTTCTGGCGAATATCCGCGAAACCGACGCCATCGCCCATGTCGTACGCTGTTTTGACGACGAGAATATCATCCATGTCGCTAATAAAATTGATCCGGCAGCGGATATCGAAGTTATTAATACTGAGCTAGCGCTTGCTGATTTAGAAAGCGTCGAGAAGCAATTACAGCGCATCACCCGGACCGCTAAAAGCGGCGACAAAGAGGCGGTCAAAGAAAAAGAACTACTTGAGAAGCTACTGCCACACTTAAACGAAGCGCAACCAGTACGCTCGATGAAACTGACAGATGACGAGTTTAAAATGGTGAGGAAGTTTCATCTGCTCACTACCAAACCCACCATGTACATAGCCAATGTCGACGAGCATGGCTTTGAAGATAATCCCCACCTCAAAGTGGTGCAGGAAATCGCTCAAAAAGAAGGCGCTCCCGTGGTAGCCGTTTGCAGCAAGCTGGAGTCCGAAATCGTTGAATTGGAAGACGACGAAAAAACCGAATTCCTCGCCGACATCGGCATGGAAGAGCCCGGCCTAAACCGGGTCATTCGCGCCGGCTATCAATTACTTGGCCTACAAACCTACTTCACCGCAGGTGTCAAAGAGGTTCGCGCCTGGACGATTAAAATCGGTGATAAAGCACCACGAGCCGCCGCCGCAATCCACACCGATTTCGAAAAAGGCTTCATCCGCGCCGAAGTTATTTCCTACGACGACTTTATTGCCCACAATGGTGAACACGGTGCTAAGGAAGCAGGCAAATGGCGTTTGGAAGGGAAAGAATATATTGTCCACGACGGTGACGTCGTTCACTTTAGATTTAATGTATAA